The following coding sequences lie in one Cannabis sativa cultivar Pink pepper isolate KNU-18-1 chromosome 5, ASM2916894v1, whole genome shotgun sequence genomic window:
- the LOC133038512 gene encoding uncharacterized protein LOC133038512, translating to MVGIGDLRLVGIIRLKVFINSCKNLKVLGAVMPIIIFESVWSLQIPAKISNFLWRAASGVLPTCFQLQKRHVPVNADCPLCNAHVETVQHALVECEFAKATWNRSMVDVGVGAATFSSWLLGIFGRGHEGEMEEVAMYKFAQGRKGLSLSPLHDGRRNLERWNAPELNKIKINVDGALFEQEGRFGMGCVSRNHHDVMVEAFQKEKIGCVQPEIAEIIGIKEALSWIATHSWDRVMLGASAG from the exons ATGGTTGGAATTGGAGACTTGAGACTTGTGGGAATTATTCGGTTAAAAGTGTTTATAAATTCTTGCAAGAATCTAAAGGTGCTTGGTGCCGTGATGccaataataatttttgaaagcGTCTGGTCGTTACAAATACCTGCTAAGATCAGTAACTTCTTATGGAGGGCTGCTTCGGGTGTGCTCCCAACTTGTTTTCAACTCCAAAAACGTCATGTTCCCGTCAATGCTGACTGTCCGTTGTGTAACGCTCATGTAGAAACCGTTCAACATGCGTTGGTGGAGTGTGAGTTTGCTAAAGCTACTTGGAATCGCAGCATGGTCGACGTCGGGGTTGGGGCTGCAACATTCAGCAGCTGGCTGTTGGGGATCTTCGGCAGGGGGCACGAAGGTGAAATGGAGGAAGTGGCTATG tataaatttgcTCAAGGAAGGAAGGGTCTTTCGTTGTCTCCGCTGCATGATGGGAGGCGAAATCTTGAGCGTTGGAATGCACCTGAGTTAAACAAGATCAAAATTAATGTTGATGGGGCTTTATTTGAACAAGAGGGGCGTTTTGGCATGGGTTGTGTATCTCGAAATCATCATGATGTTATGGTAGAAGCATTCCAGAAGGAGAAGATTGGTTGTGTTCAACCCGAAATTGCTGAGATAATAGGCATTAAAGAAGCTTTGAGTTGGATTGCAACTCATTCGTGGGATAGAGTCAT GTTGGGTGCTTCAGCTGGATGA